Part of the Sphingopyxis sp. 113P3 genome, TCTGCCTCGTCGGCCCGCCGGGCGTCGGCAAGACTTCGCTTGGCCGTTCGATCGCGAAAGCGACGGGCCGCGAGTTCGTGCGCCAGTCGCTTGGAGGCGTGCGCGACGAGGCCGAGATCCGCGGGCACCGCCGCACCTATATCGGCTCCTTGCCGGGCAAGATCGTGACCAACCTCAAAAAGGCCGGCACGATGAACCCGCTGTTCCTGCTCGACGAGATCGACAAGCTTGGCCAGGATTTCCGCGGCGACCCCGCCTCGGCGCTGCTCGAAGTGCTCGATCCGGAGCAGAATGCGAAGTTCCAGGACCATTATCTCGAGATTGACGTCGACCTTTCCGACGTGATGTTCGTGACGACGGCCAACTCGCTCAACCTGCCGCAGCCCTTGCTCGACCGCATGGAGATCATCCGCCTTGAAGGCTATACCGAGGATGAAAAGGTCGAGATTGCAAAGCGCCACCTGATCGCAAAGCAGATCGAGGCGCACGGGCTGAAGCCGGGCGAGTTCGAGCTCACCGAAGAGGGGCTGCGCGATCTCATACGCTATTATACCCGCGAGGCGGGCGTGCGGACGCTCGAGCGCGAGATTGCGCGCCTTGCGCGCAAGGCGCTGCGCAAGATTCTCGAAGGCAAGGCGCAGAGCGTGACGATAACGCCCGAGAATCTTTCCGAATTCTCGGGCGTGCGCAAGTTCCGCCACGGCGTCGGGGACCGTGAGGATCAGGTCGGTGCGGTCACCGGGCTTGCCTGGACTGAAGTCGGCGGCGAGCTCCTGACGATCGAGGCGGTCACCGCCGCCGGCAAGGGCCAGGTACGCACGACCGGGAAGCTTGGCGAGGTCATGACCGAATCGGTGCAGGCGGCGCTCTCCTTCGTGAAGGCGCGCGCCCCGGCTTACGGCATCAAGCCGAGCCTTTTTGCGCGCAAGGATATCCACATCCACCTGCCCGAAGGCGCGGTTCCCAAGGACGGTCCCTCGGCCGGGGTCGGCATGGTGACGGCCATGGTTTCGACGCTGACCGGTATCGCCGTGCGCAAGGATGTGGCGATGACGGGCGAAGTCACGCTGCGCGGACGCGTGCTCGCGATCGGCGGCCTCAAGGAGAAGCTGCTGGCGGCGCTTCGCGGCGGGATCACAACGGTCCTCATTCCCGAGGAAAATGAAAAGGATCTGGTCGAGATCCCGGCGAATATCACGAGCCAGCTCAAGATCATCCCGGTGTCCCACGTCGACCAGGTGCTTGCCGAGGCGCTGGTATCACCAGTGGAACCCATCGAGTGGACGGAAGCCGACGAGCTGGCGGCATCTCCGCCGCACGGTTCGGGGGCCGACCCCGAAACGGCGATTCGACACTGACCGGGACGGCCCGGCGATCGCTGCCGGGCCGTCTTTTCACCGCAAAAACGTCATTTTATGACGTTTCCCGCCATTTTTTGCTTTGACAAGCCGGGGTCAAACAGCGTTAGTGGCGCGCCATGGCCCGGCCATGAATCACTTATCCAACCACACACAGGGGTTCCTTAGGCATGAACAAACAAGACCTGATCGCCACCGTCGCTGACTCGAGCGGCCTCACCAAGGGTGACGCGAGCAAGGCGGTTGAAGCCGTTTTCGACGCGGTCACTGCGACCCTGAAGAAGGGCGGCGAAGTCCGTCTGGTCGGTTTCGGGACGTTCTCGGTCAGCAAGCGCAAGGCGTCGACCGGCCGCAACCCGCGCACCGGCGAAACGATGACCATCGCGGCGTCGAACCAGCCGAAGTTCAAGGCCGGCAAGGCTCTCAAGGACGCCTGCAACTAAGTTGCCGGTGCCTTCTGGCGAATGACATTCGGGCCGCGGCGTCAAGCCGCGGCCCGACTTGCATCCGATTGAGGCTAGCATGCAAATCGCCGTTGCAATCATC contains:
- the lon gene encoding endopeptidase La, which translates into the protein MTQSFPLLPLRDIVVFPHMIVPLFVGRDRSVAALEVAMEADKEIFLVAQLDPGEDDPQRDDLYDVGVIATVLQLLKLPDGTVRVLVEGKERAKLASLSAEDKAVMAHVTPIADTPDDSVDTAALMRSVVEQFENYAKLNKKMPAETAVQLSQIDDASRLADSVAGNLNIKVADKQALLVEDAPAKRLEMVFAFMEGELGVLQVEKKIRGRVKRQMEKSQREYYLNEQLKAIQRELGNDNGDGGDDLAELQAKIDKLKLSKEARAKAETELKKLRSMAPMSAEATVVRNYLDTLLGLPWGKKSKLKKDIATAQAVLDDDHYALEKVKDRIVEYLAVQARTNKLKGPILCLVGPPGVGKTSLGRSIAKATGREFVRQSLGGVRDEAEIRGHRRTYIGSLPGKIVTNLKKAGTMNPLFLLDEIDKLGQDFRGDPASALLEVLDPEQNAKFQDHYLEIDVDLSDVMFVTTANSLNLPQPLLDRMEIIRLEGYTEDEKVEIAKRHLIAKQIEAHGLKPGEFELTEEGLRDLIRYYTREAGVRTLEREIARLARKALRKILEGKAQSVTITPENLSEFSGVRKFRHGVGDREDQVGAVTGLAWTEVGGELLTIEAVTAAGKGQVRTTGKLGEVMTESVQAALSFVKARAPAYGIKPSLFARKDIHIHLPEGAVPKDGPSAGVGMVTAMVSTLTGIAVRKDVAMTGEVTLRGRVLAIGGLKEKLLAALRGGITTVLIPEENEKDLVEIPANITSQLKIIPVSHVDQVLAEALVSPVEPIEWTEADELAASPPHGSGADPETAIRH
- a CDS encoding HU family DNA-binding protein, yielding MNKQDLIATVADSSGLTKGDASKAVEAVFDAVTATLKKGGEVRLVGFGTFSVSKRKASTGRNPRTGETMTIAASNQPKFKAGKALKDACN